From Anticarsia gemmatalis isolate Benzon Research Colony breed Stoneville strain chromosome 27, ilAntGemm2 primary, whole genome shotgun sequence, one genomic window encodes:
- the Orc4 gene encoding origin recognition complex subunit 4: MCGLHTEDPLSVQIKIVRKYLKMKIMADNVTFRGHTQDRDHVYELFKRTVVSGESHSALMIGPRGSGKTTLINSVLHQISKEVDLSNDAIIVRLNGLIHHDDKIALKSITAQMQLENAVGDRVFGTFAENLAFLLSCLQSGADRRCKSMLFILEEFDMFCHSGRTQTLLYNLFDITHSQQAPMCVLGITNRIDVMELLEKRVKSRFSHRHIFMFPHEDHQAAPHVQYLQLLVQLLSMPATGGRKKRSRRSTVTQDDIDIDQASNSLPPQLHSRVDLQQLNAEFVEDWNCHVKSLTEDSKVIDALEKLCYYTVNEQIYRNVLFELVSKLSENQPFIDVADLQAIIDKTVAPNHRVKLIQSLSVLELSLLIAMKHGMEIFDGQPMNFEMVLHRYQKFANTNSSMQSVPRPVILKAFEHLQELELIVSATKHAYKAEDTCSRVQKEYKLYSLAAPLDDINESVLNNHSLPTDLTHWYNNSVD, from the exons ATGTGTGGTTTACATACAGAAGACCCATTGTCTGTTCAAATAAAGATAGTTAGGAAGTATTTGAAGATGAAAATCATGGCGGATAACGTAACATTTCGCGGACACACGCAAGACAGAGATCATGTTTATGAACTTTTCAAAAGAACTGTTGTAAGCGGTGAATCTCACTCAGCTTTGATGATTGGACCTAGAGGAAGCGGCAAAACTACT CTAATTAACTCAGTGCTACACCAAATTAGCAAGGAGGTGGATCTATCCAATGATGCTATTATTGTGAGACTGAATGGCTTGATACATCATGATGATAAAATAGCACTCAAGTCTATTACTGCTCAG ATGCAACTAGAAAACGCAGTAGGTGACCGTGTATTCGGTACGTTCGCAGAGAACCTCGCCTTCTTACTAAGTTGTCTACAGAGCGGTGCTGACAGGCGTTGTAAAAGCATGTTGTTTATATTAGAAGAGTTTGACATGTTCTGTCATAGTGGACGTACACAGACGTTGTTGTACAACTTGTTTGATATCACTCATAGTCAGCAGGCTCCGATGTGTGTGTTAG GTATAACAAACCGAATAGACGTAATGGAGCTGCTAGAGAAACGCGTTAAATCTCGCTTCTCTCACCGGCACATATTCATGTTTCCTCACGAGGACCACCAGGCGGCGCCACATGTACAGTACTTGCAGTTACTCGTACAGTTGCTCAGTATGCCCGCCACTGGGGGTAGAAAGAAGAGAAGTAGAAGAAGTActg TTACCCAGGACGACATAGACATCGACCAGGCATCGAACTCGCTACCTCCACAACTACACTCCAGGGTAGACTTGCAGCAACTGAACGCAGAGTTCGTAGAAGATTGGAACTGTCACGTGAAGTCTTTGACTGAGGACAGCAAAGTGATAGATGCGTTAGAAAAATTATGTTACTATACCGTAAATGAACAGATTTATAGAAATGTATTG ttcgAACTAGTATCAAAACTATCAGAAAACCAGCCATTCATAGACGTGGCAGACCTCCAAGCGATCATAGACAAAACTGTAGCGCCGAACCATAGAGTAAAGTTGATACAATCATTGTCTGTGCTTGAATTGTCTTTGCTAATTGCTATGAAAcatggtatggagatatttgaTGGACAGCCTATGAATTTTGAAATGGTTTTACATAG atACCAAAAATTCGCCAACACGAACTCCTCAATGCAATCAGTCCCCCGGCCAGTAATACTAAAAGCATTTGAACATCTACAAGAGTTGGAACTGATAGTGTCAGCGACTAAACACgcttataaagctgaagacaCATGCAGCAGAGTCCAGAAGGAGTACAAACTGTACAGTCTGGCCGCGCCCTTAGATGATATTAATGAGAGTGTCTTAAATAATCACTCGCTACCGACCGATTTGACTCATTGGTATAATAATTCTGTAGATTAG
- the LOC142984493 gene encoding synaptic vesicle glycoprotein 2C-like: MAEEHACLVRARSDSEGSSKLGSFGSIARTMTYTDDRLSGTESGGGEPGNTSHMAASPPDNAGDANESGELLDYNDSSVLEQFHEDALRQAGCGLSQARVLLAVSLAIAGASLELSAIPFILPSAEIELCILPHEKNWLVMISLVGGSLGSVGWGVLAERLGRRRTLVSCLAVNAVFAAIAAFMPTYGTFMMARFCSAIGSGGIVPTSYTYLGEMWYRSRRRHALLACPAAAAGGALLAAALGAAVLPPTGPTTLLENNEHFSAWHRYLLLCTLPILASLVSLIWTQESPRYLLDVGREVDAMMLYQSIHSSNQIRLCGKSHVGAANADPDYRLGELALPGKRRPPALHHVRHSVKMFWQSFFQLFSSAYRRTTLSLGGVLLFMMAIQYYLSSYIPATVVNMESSEFVAARKTITNETFTEEIYNNTLENIEYNNVTFNKCSFNNILMSHVMFNNCSFSNVALSNVKTSFTNFKSAVFVNSTIIDTDMEVGREFDEYCVFNSTIIRGMRGGCARHADLTSRLGGLLAEQSYVAHAGLLATVVGLLPAVVRPTVAICVACFLLSPLVFVAQSETALYVVEAVYRLFITLVMYAVGVNVVDSYPANLRCTAHGLIMSVSYLGGALVRGAGDAGAALSALLCAALALAAAPLATNLR; this comes from the exons ATGGCGGAGGAGCACGCGTGCCTGGTGCGCGCGCGCTCCGACTCTGAGGGCTCCAGCAAGCTCGGCAGTTTCGGCTCCATCGCGCGCACCATGACTTACACGGACGATAGGCTTAGTG GTACAGAaagcggcggcggcgagcccGGCAACACGTCGCACATGGCCGCCAGTCCGCCGGACAATGCGGGCGACGCCAACGAGAGCGGCGAGCTCCTCGACTATAACGACTCCAGCGTGCTGGAGCAGTTCCACGAGGATGCTCTTAGACAG GCTGGTTGCGGTCTCTCACAAGCCCGCGTGCTGCTAGCAGTGTCGCTGGCTATAGCTGGCGCGTCGCTAGAACTATCAGCCATACCGTTTATACTACCTTCAGCCGAGATTGAACTCTGCATACTGCCACATGAGAAGAACTGGCTGG TAATGATCAGCCTAGTGGGCGGCTCGCTCGGCTCGGTCGGATGGGGCGTGTTGGCCGAGCGGCTCGGCAGGCGGCGCACGCTTGTGTCGTGTTTGGCTGTCAATGCCGTGTTTGCTGCAATAGCTGCCTTCATGCCTACGTATGGGACCTTTATGATGGCTAG GTTCTGCTCAGCCATCGGCTCAGGCGGCATAGTCCCCACATCGTACACCTACTTAGGTGAGATGTGGTACCGCTCCCGGCGGCGGCACGCGCTGCTGGCGTgtccggccgcggcggcgggcggcgcgctacTGGCCGCCGCGCTCGGCGCCGCCGTGCTGCCGCCCACTGGACCTACCACGCTGCTGGAGAATAATGAACACTTCAGTGCGTGGCACAG ATATCTTCTACTGTGCACTCTGCCGATCCTGGCGTCGTTAGTCAGTCTGATATGGACGCAGGAGTCGCCGCGGTATCTACTAGACGTGGGACGAGAAGTCGACGCCATGATGTTATATCAG AGCATACACAGCAGCAATCAAATCCGTCTGTGCGGTAAGTCCCACGTCGGGGCAGCGAACGCGGACCCCGACTACCGGCTGGGGGAGCTGGCGCTGCCGGGCAAGAGGCGACCGCCTGCGCTGCACCATGTGCGACATAGCGTGAAGATg TTCTGGCAGTCATTCTTCCAGTTATTCTCAAGCGCTTACAGACGGACAACACTCTCGCTCGGCGGTGTCCTGCTGTTTATGATGGCAATACAA TACTACCTTTCATCGTACATCCCAGCGACAGTCGTCAACATGGAGTCCTCAGAATTCGTAGCGGCTCGCAAAACAATCACCAACGAGACCTTCACCGAAGAGATATACAACAACACTCTAGAAAACATAGAGTATAATAACGTTACGTTCAACAAATGTTCGTTCAACAACATACTGATGTCTCACGTCATGTTCAACAACTGCTCGTTCAGTAACGTCGCTCTCTCCAACGTCAAGACCTCGTTCACCAACTTCAAGTCTGCTGTCTTTGTTAATAGCAC TATAATAGACACGGACATGGAAGTGGGCCGCGAGTTCGACGAGTACTGCGTGTTCAACAGTACCATAATACGAGGCATGCGCGGCGGCTGCGCCCGCCACGCGGACCTCACGTCGCGGCTCGGCGGCCTGCTGGCCGAGCAGAGCTATGTCGCGCACGCGGGTCTGCTCGCCACTGTCGTAGGATTGTTACCAGCCGTCGTAAGACCCACTG TGGCGATATGCGTGGCATGTTTCTTGCTGTCTCCGCTAGTGTTCGTGGCTCAGAGCGAGACGGCGCTATACGTGGTAGAAGCAGTATACAGACTGTTTATAACTCTCGTCATGTACGCGGTGGGCGTCAATGTGGTCGACTCTTATCCTGCTAATTTGAG GTGCACGGCACACGGGCTTATAATGTCGGTGTCGTACCTGGGCGGCGCGCTGGTGCGGGGCGCGGGCGACGCGGGCGCCGCGCTCTCCGCGCTGCTGTGTGCCGCGCTGGCGctcgccgccgcgccgctcgccACCAACCTGCGCTAA
- the Amt gene encoding ammonium transporter isoform X1 codes for MESNWTLYPRVGLRSPNLSNTTVNLQESFEIDLEDTNWILTSSFIIFTMQTGFGMLESGCVSIKNEANIMMKNLVDISLGGLTYWIFGYGMSFGEGTYSNPFIGVGDFLLDPPVGDALMGPVFASFLFQLSFATTATTIVSGAMAERCNFKAYCLFSLLNTVVYCVPAGWVWGSHGFLNKLGAVDIAGSGPVHLIGGASAFASALMLGPRLGRYARGIAPLPMGNPVNAVMGTFVLWWGWLAFNSGSTYGVSGAKWQYAARAAVMTMMGSFGGGCFGLLFTLVKNKGKAEVMELINSVLGSLVSITAGCFLYRAWESLLIGFIGAAIASGTGPLFDMMGVDDPVGASAVHGACGLWGVLAVGLFADNPIPMETTNGRSGLFKGGGWYLLGVQSLTGLCLMTWGIVVTMVLLWIIDKILPIRMDPYTELLGADITEHRIRHGQVGVSRAVSALRPFHKSNSIEEIDAIGVNTGHSLVVNKLHEAKKKKGVFQMFSNKAFVDDQNQPTGSFTNGGLLSKRTGNTDNALHRTLDSMVNDLNGANFKNKNLTKVHVIPENLKGKRYKDLSAKEIEELGEINAAQDRFRYRFHEEDYRNDIDRSNTANIRWLD; via the exons GTTTTGGTATGCTGGAGTCAGGATGTGTGTCTATCAAGAATGAAGCGAACATTATGATGAAGAATCTCGTTGATATCTCTTTGGGAG GTCTCACCTACTGGATCTTCGGTTACGGCATGTCATTCGGCGAAGGCACCTACTCCAACCCTTTCATAGGGGTGGGGGACTTTCTCCTCGACCCGCCAGTGGGGGACGCGCTCATGGGCCCTGTGTTCGCGTCGTTTCTGTTCCAACTTTCTTTTGCGACTACTGCTACTACGATTGTTAGTGGCGCTATGGCAGAGAG ATGCAACTTCAAAGCGTACTGTCTATTTTCTCTTCTGAACACGGTCGTGTACTGCGTGCCAGCAGGCTGGGTGTGGGGCTCCCACGGCTTTCTGAACAAACTGGGAGCTGTTGACATTGCAGGCTCTGGACCTGTGCATCTTATTG GTGGTGCATCAGCTTTCGCCTCGGCTCTCATGCTGGGTCCACGTCTTGGCCGCTACGCGCGAGGCATAGCGCCATTACCCATGGGTAACCCTGTAAACGCAGTCATGGGGACCTTCGTGCTATGGTGGGGGTGGCTGGCTTTCAACTCTGGCAGTACTTATGGG GTGAGTGGTGCTAAATGGCAGTATGCAGCGCGTGCCGCGGTCATGACTATGATGGGCTCTTTCGGAGGAGGTTGCTTCGGCCTATT GTTCACGCTAGTAAAGAACAAGGGGAAAGCAGAGGTAATGGAACTCATCAACAGCGTCCTGGGATCTCTAGTTTCAATTACAg CCGGTTGTTTCCTATACCGTGCATGGGAGTCTCTTCTCATCGGGTTCATTGGGGCTGCTATAGCGTCCGGTACCGGGCCGCTGTTCGACATGATGGGGGTCGATGACCCTGTTGGAGCTTCAGCTGTGCACGGCGCTTGTGGACTATGGG GAGTCCTTGCAGTAGGTCTATTTGCTGACAATCCAATACCTATGGAGACGACTAATGGCAGATCCGGACTATTCAAAG GCGGCGGCTGGTACCTCCTGGGAGTGCAGTCCCTCACAGGGCTGTGCCTCATGACCTGGGGCATCGTGGTCACTATGGTCCTACTGTGGATCATAGACAAGATACTACCAATTCGCATGGACCCCTACACCGAGCTGCTGGGCGCTGATATTACTGAACATAGGATAAGACATGGACAG GTGGGTGTATCCCGCGCGGTGTCGGCTCTCCGTCCGTTCCACAAGTCGAACAGTATAGAGGAGATTGATGCTATCGGCGTGAACACGGGACACAGCCTCGTCGTCAACAAGTTGCATGAG GCTAAGAAAAAGAAAGGAGTATTccaaatgttttcaaacaaagcATTCGTTGACGATCAAAACCAACCAACTGGCTCGTTCACTAACGGTGGACTTTTGAGCAAAAGAACTGGCAACACCGACAACGCTCTACACCGCACCCTCGACTCTATGGTCAACGATCTAAATGGcgccaattttaaaaataaaaatctaactAAAGTTCATGTAattcctgaaaatttaaaaggaaaaaggTACAAAGATCTTTCAGCTAAGGAAATAGAGGAATTGGGCGAAATAAATGCGGCCCAAGATAGATTTAGATACAGGTTTCATGAAGAAGATTATAGAAATGATATTGATAGAAGTAATACGGCTAATATTAGGTGGCTAGATTGA